A single region of the Pseudomonadota bacterium genome encodes:
- a CDS encoding acyl carrier protein: MTVFERLQDVASQVFGAKLEEVTLESNLIDDLGADSLDWAEMVIETEEEFNITIDEDEFKKLYTIGDIINYLKENGIEDK; encoded by the coding sequence ATGACTGTATTTGAACGATTGCAAGATGTGGCGTCTCAAGTTTTTGGGGCCAAATTAGAGGAAGTAACCCTCGAAAGCAATTTGATTGATGATCTGGGTGCGGATTCTCTAGATTGGGCAGAAATGGTAATTGAAACCGAAGAGGAATTCAATATCACAATTGACGAAGATGAATTTAAAAAACTATACACTATTGGTGATATAATCAATTATCTCAAAGAAAATGGAATCGAAGATAAATAG
- a CDS encoding radical SAM protein, with the protein MKIGILEILTFPASSLSESCYGALVSRQYSSIMPQTVSYWCRSLGHEVYYNTYWGVGNILKKLPKDLDFVFVSCPTHLSHLAYIVGKFYKNRAITVLGGPHAKCYPEDSLRFFDLVVKRCDKTTIQSILNKEYAKGTTIDTEFAKLEFPSVEQRFPEIKKSFILDRSFLSVVPYLTSVGCPNRCPFCVDWNSEYSPLSIDLIREDFYFLSKTIPSAIIGFHDPNFGTNIDEVLDLMISINFQNPYVMECSLDSLTSTVVKKLKKTNCVLIAPGIESWTAYSQKSGCDKCDPMEKLEHIVGVLENLKEVTNYIQSNFIFGLDTDEGDTPLRLTRELCSRVPSIWPNVNLPMAFAGTPLHKQLMKQDRLLPMPFSFCVNPYLTIVPKNYDIEDFYLRFTNFIAFVTNRASLSKRIQGRALLEKIVHVFRSGAMKLDLVQMNRILKEIRKDKGFRRFHSGESKILPQYYLRKTQEFFGQLYSMFSPEEQHWLLNPLTFVDQ; encoded by the coding sequence ATGAAGATTGGTATTTTAGAGATTTTGACATTTCCAGCAAGCTCATTATCTGAGTCTTGTTATGGTGCGTTGGTGTCGAGGCAGTATTCAAGCATAATGCCTCAAACAGTGTCCTATTGGTGTCGCAGCTTGGGGCACGAAGTTTATTATAACACCTATTGGGGTGTGGGCAACATTCTGAAAAAACTGCCCAAAGACCTTGATTTTGTTTTTGTTTCTTGCCCCACTCATCTGAGCCATCTGGCTTATATTGTGGGAAAATTTTATAAAAACAGAGCCATTACAGTTTTGGGTGGGCCACACGCCAAATGCTATCCAGAGGATTCTTTAAGATTTTTTGATCTTGTTGTCAAGCGTTGTGACAAAACAACAATTCAATCAATATTGAATAAGGAATACGCAAAAGGCACCACAATCGACACAGAGTTTGCAAAGCTTGAGTTTCCGAGTGTTGAGCAACGGTTTCCAGAAATAAAAAAGTCTTTTATTTTAGACAGATCATTTTTGTCTGTTGTACCTTATTTGACTTCCGTGGGCTGCCCCAATAGATGCCCTTTCTGTGTGGATTGGAATTCTGAGTATTCTCCGCTTTCGATAGACCTAATCAGGGAAGATTTTTATTTTTTGTCGAAAACAATTCCTTCTGCAATAATTGGTTTCCATGATCCAAACTTTGGAACTAATATTGATGAGGTTTTGGATTTGATGATTTCTATCAATTTCCAAAACCCCTATGTGATGGAATGCTCGCTGGATAGTTTGACCAGCACTGTCGTCAAGAAACTCAAGAAAACAAATTGTGTTTTGATAGCTCCTGGCATTGAGTCTTGGACAGCTTATTCCCAGAAATCTGGGTGTGATAAATGCGATCCAATGGAAAAATTAGAGCATATTGTGGGGGTGCTAGAGAATTTAAAAGAGGTTACAAATTATATTCAGTCTAATTTCATATTTGGCTTGGACACTGATGAGGGAGATACTCCACTTCGGCTCACAAGAGAGCTTTGTAGTCGAGTACCATCTATATGGCCTAATGTGAATTTGCCTATGGCTTTTGCCGGAACGCCTTTGCATAAGCAACTGATGAAGCAGGATAGACTTCTTCCGATGCCATTTAGCTTCTGTGTCAACCCATATTTAACTATTGTGCCAAAAAATTACGACATCGAAGATTTTTATCTTCGATTCACAAATTTCATTGCCTTTGTGACCAATAGGGCAAGTCTTTCCAAGAGGATTCAGGGACGGGCTTTGTTGGAAAAGATTGTGCATGTTTTTCGGTCGGGGGCTATGAAACTAGACTTGGTGCAAATGAATAGGATTTTAAAAGAAATTAGAAAAGATAAAGGATTCAGAAGATTTCACTCTGGTGAAAGTAAGATACTTCCCCAATATTATCTAAGAAAAACACAAGAATTTTTTGGGCAGCTTTATTCCATGTTCTCGCCAGAGGAGCAACACTGGCTTCTTAACCCTTTGACTTTTGTAGACCAATGA
- a CDS encoding UDP-2,3-diacylglucosamine diphosphatase yields the protein MNTFVISDLHIGDGGPRDNFAIGGREQQLNSFLDYVERQYGKLIILGDLFEFWQMNPSKIIMQHLPLLDRLARMDAIYVVGNHDDDLQHFIGTEFLTHPFFNKMCGSFEQNFGEKCFKFMHGHEVDASNSSDTPYRGRIVSILAGMAKDRNKSPLFKSGDFVEDNLEKIIDGFLGRWFRIVNEIKAILRLGGFGFSTTPAQNPNRIKRIHCLYRQDWASHNYDVLVTGHTHRPGFIGGWYINSGTWARKTNTFVQISPTGDAVLFDWVKENPVPNNVALELDLKLYYKMSLNAGIGTEIQNC from the coding sequence ATGAACACATTTGTTATTAGTGATTTGCACATAGGAGACGGGGGACCGAGAGATAATTTTGCCATTGGTGGCAGAGAACAACAATTGAATTCGTTTCTCGATTATGTTGAGAGACAGTATGGTAAATTAATAATTTTGGGTGATTTATTTGAATTTTGGCAAATGAATCCAAGCAAAATTATTATGCAACATTTGCCATTATTAGATCGACTGGCACGAATGGATGCTATTTATGTTGTCGGCAATCATGACGATGATTTACAGCATTTTATTGGAACCGAGTTTTTAACCCATCCTTTTTTCAATAAGATGTGTGGGTCATTTGAGCAAAATTTTGGGGAGAAGTGCTTTAAGTTTATGCATGGGCATGAAGTTGATGCATCTAATTCCAGTGACACACCATACCGAGGAAGAATTGTTAGTATTTTGGCTGGAATGGCAAAAGACAGAAACAAATCACCTTTATTCAAAAGTGGTGATTTTGTAGAAGATAATTTAGAAAAAATTATTGATGGTTTTCTCGGCAGGTGGTTTAGAATTGTCAATGAAATAAAAGCCATCCTACGATTAGGAGGGTTTGGATTTTCCACAACCCCCGCACAAAACCCCAATAGAATTAAAAGAATACATTGTTTGTATCGCCAAGATTGGGCATCGCATAATTATGATGTTTTAGTAACAGGACACACTCATCGTCCTGGTTTTATTGGTGGTTGGTACATCAATAGTGGTACTTGGGCAAGAAAAACAAATACTTTTGTGCAAATATCTCCGACAGGCGATGCAGTTTTATTTGACTGGGTAAAAGAAAATCCAGTTCCAAACAATGTTGCATTGGAACTGGATTTGAAATTGTATTATAAAATGTCTTTAAATGCCGGGATCGGGACCGAAATACAAAACTGTTAA